One region of Gossypium raimondii isolate GPD5lz chromosome 6, ASM2569854v1, whole genome shotgun sequence genomic DNA includes:
- the LOC105772246 gene encoding calcium-binding protein KRP1, which yields MASQNSVVFEDFFPAMVEKLGAEGFMKELCNGFRLLVDGDKGVITFESLKKNSALLGLQDMSDEEAICMLREGDLDGDGALNEMEFCTLMLRLSPELMNSSMKLLVEAIVNF from the coding sequence atggCGTCCCAAAATAGTGTGGTGTTTGAAGATTTTTTTCCTGCCATGGTTGAGAAGTTGGGTGCTGAAGGTTTCATGAAGGAGCTTTGTAACGGGTTTCGTTTGCTTGTGGATGGTGACAAAGGAGTGATCACTTTCGAGAGCTTGAAGAAGAACTCGGCATTGCTTGGCTTGCAAGATATGAGCGATGAAGAGGCAATTTGTATGTTGAGAGAAGGTGATTTGGACGGTGATGGAGCTTTGAATGAGATGGAATTTTGTACCCTCATGCTTAGGCTTAGTCCTGAGTTGATGAATAGTTCCATGAAATTATTGGTTGAAGCTATTGTCAATTTCTAG
- the LOC105774813 gene encoding zinc finger protein CONSTANS-LIKE 2, which yields MKKCELCNSLAKMYCESDQAILCWDCDSRVHGANFLVAKHSRTLLCHLCQSPTPWNGSGPKLGPTVSVCENCVSRNACTEENDDDEDDDEDDDDEEDDSSEDDGGDSSGDEENQVVPWTSGPPVSSSSTSEECSTRFGKENGSQSRTVHPLKRMRETEDPFSPVS from the coding sequence atgaaaaagtgtgAGCTCTGCAATTCTTTAGCAAAGATGTACTGTGAATCAGATCAAGCCATCTTGTGCTGGGATTGTGATTCCAGAGTACATGGTGCCAATTTCCTCGTTGCTAAACATTCACGAACCCTTCTTTGTCACCTCTGTCAATCTCCTACGCCCTGGAATGGCTCCGGACCAAAGCTTGGCCCCACCGTCTCCGTTTGCGAAAATTGTGTCAGCAGAAATGCTTGTACAGAAGAAAATGATGACGATGAGGACGACGACGAAGATGACGATGATGAGGAAGATGACAGTAGTGAAGACGATGGTGGAGATAGCAGCGGTGACGAAGAAAATCAAGTGGTTCCATGGACATCTGGGCCACCAGTTTCCAGTTCTTCAACAAGCGAAGAATGTTCCACCAggtttggaaaagaaaatggttCTCAATCAAGAACAGTACATCCATTGAAGCGCATGCGTGAGACCGAAGATCCCTTTTCTCCAGTAAGCTAA
- the LOC105774312 gene encoding E3 ubiquitin-protein ligase UPL7: MQNFLESRCWFLKRPWKVMNDFEPKERCMLLKFMTSCSRAPLLGFKYLQSAFTIHKVASDAPLWAAIGGSDVERLPSASTCYNTLKLPTYKRSTTLKAKLRYAINSNVGFELS; this comes from the exons atgcaaaacttccttgaAAGCCGTTGTTGGTTTTTGAAAAGACCATGGAAG gTTATGAATGATTTTGAGCCCAAAGAACGTTGTATGCTGCTAAAATTTATGACCAGCTGTTCGCGAGCTCCTTTATTGGGGTTCAAATACTTGCAGTCAGCTTTCACAATTCATAAG GTTGCAAGTGATGCTCCTCTTTGGGCTGCAATTGGAGGTTCAGATGTGGAGCGACTTCCATCAGCTTCTACATGCTATAACACTCTCAAG CTTCCAACATACAAACGGTCAACTACTCTGAAAGCAAAGCTTCGTTATGCAATTAATTCTAATGTTGGATTTGAACTTTCTTAA